In Piliocolobus tephrosceles isolate RC106 chromosome 18, ASM277652v3, whole genome shotgun sequence, the DNA window AGAGTCAACCCTTCCAACCACACAGAATCAAGGAACCCAATAGCTCCCTTTCTGCAATGTGCTAGTAGATGACTATTCTTCCATCTGTTCAATACAGTCAACAAAATCGATTGAGGGCCATGTCTTAGGCACAGTGATCAGAATCCGTGGAGGGGGACCACGAAGAAGGAGAGACAGCTTTCAAGAGGCCAGGGGACTCTCGGCTTGGGAGAGTACAAAGAGACAGACTCAAATACTCCTAGGACAGAGCAGAGTGATCAGTGTTAGAAGATACCCGTGATGGCATGGGGAAAGTGCCATGGGAATTCAGAGGAAGGAATGATTAATTCCAACCCAGAATCCGGAAAGATTTCATGAAGGAGACGGCGCTCACAGAGACCCTCCACCAGGAGAGGAAGAAGCCTCAGTCCCTGTGTCCTTTGGCCACATCAGCTGTGTAAGCTTGAGAAAGCcgtttttctctgttttaaaatgaACCATTTGCCCTAAGTGCTTCACAGCATTATGGGGATTAAACGAGAACTGATTTAAATGCACATTGGATAAATAAAAGCACCAAATATAAGCCTTTCATCATCACTGggggaagagaaggcagaaagCTAAAAGCAGAAAGTGTATAAgggaggaggtggggtgggggtgggtggtgtCTGCCAAACACGGGGGCGCAGGGATGATGTGAGTGCCTACTGGGCTCGTAACTGCCTCCAGTGATTTCTTTAACCTCCCACAGCGAATTTTATTACAGAGAACCCGATAAGAGCAAGCCAGAACATCGAAATTCCTCTGCATTGGGAAAATGGAAGTCTCAACCAGGGAAGTGGCTTCCAGTCCCAAGTGACAGGATAACACTGAGCCCAGCCCTCAGGGTCGCTGGGGGACCGTGTGAGCCTCGgtctctccagctcccagcactgAGCTTGGGTTTGATGTTGGCTCAGCAAACACCCATTAAATGAATGGATGCAGTCCTGACTGCTTTCCAAGGAATTTTACATTCATGGACCATTTTGATTCTTAACCATAAGCCAGAGGAGCAGATAGGGCACAATTATTATCGCTGTcaaaggggaaactgagggtCCCAGGGGTAAGTGTCCAAGTTAACACTGTTAGAAGGAACCCGGACCTTTGACTCCTCCTAACGGGTCTTTTGCTCACACCATGTCACCCCCAAAGAATCATTATGATAGCCAGTTTATGCCACTATAAACCATCTTCCCGGACCTTCCTAAAGGCCTACTATGTGCTGTCTTAAGCTCTTTCCTTGTCGCAACTCACTTAATCAGGTCCTTTCATCACATGATGCTCAAATGTACTGGTTTATTCCAATTCACAAGGTAGTTTTTGTGCATCCCACATATAAGAGTCTTGTGGATTTTCTAGATCTTTTACCAAGTAAGAACAGATTTGGATTAAAACCTTTGGTTTGGTGGTTTGGAGTCATTGctcctcagaagaaagagaaggaagaagcagTTCAGGGTATCAGAAAGAGATACAAGGGCACTGTTTTTCCCTGCCTCCCCCGGCCCCACCTCATGGACATTCCTTCCTACAGAGTTGGCTGTCAGTTTTGACAGATGGCTTGGCTGCAGGAGCGGGGCAGAGGACAGGCTCATGGTTAAGGTCGCTAAGTAATTTGTGGCACCAAGGAGCCAGAGCCAGCTAGGCTGATTTGGGGTCCGAAATCTGGGCTGGAGTCCAAGTTCCAGCCAGGGAGGGTAAGATGGGGGGCCCTGCTCCCTGCGCCTTGTGACGCCCTCCAGGGCAGCTGTAGCAGGCAGATCAGTGCCCTTCTATGTGGGGTGCTAAGGGAGGGCAGAGGAATGGGGCTCAGGGAGACAGTCAAAGCACCTTCAAGGTCAAAGCCACCCTCCCCTTTCATGACCCACCCCAGCCCCTTGGATGATAATAGACTACTGTACACCTACTCCCAAGGAGATGTTTTATTCTAATAACATTTTTTGTAGCATCAAGATTTGGGCAGGAGGCTGGAAGCCACACTCAGCCCCCAGCTCTGTTGCAGAGTACATGGCAACATGCTCATGCTGAGGGGCTCTGAGGCATCCCTAAAGTGGCAGGAACTtggggcaggggaaggaagggaatgtCAGGGACTCCCAGCTTCTGAAGAGAGGAATGGATCAGGTAAGAGGAGGTCTGGGCCTTTGAGAACAACTCAGTGTGACATTTGTCTCCAGCAGAGTGGCCAGGTCAGCTCTGATCCCTGCAGTTGGTAGAGTATTTAGCACCCACCACGGGGAATCTCAATAGTACAGTCTGCCAGCCATGGCTTTCGCGTCACACTGAGAGGCAAGAGTATCATGGGACCCGGGAGAACTGAGTCATTAGCTGGATAAGGTACAGTGGAGGATTAGCTCATCAGATCAATCATTTGTGCCTGCTGTCCACTGACTGAGAGAAATGGACACTGAGTGGGTCAGCTTGGATGGCATGAGGGAGATGAGACCAACCAGAGCATGAGGCTCACAGGGTGGGAAGCCTCAGGGGGTGTCCTCAGCACACAGGAAGGACATGGGATGGCTAAGTGGACAGCAGGGATAAGAGGATGCTAGAGGCAAATTCACCAACCACATAGTTTTCAAGCCATAGAATTTAGGGCTGGAAGAAATTTTAGAGATCATCTAGTCCAGCTTCTGCTGGCACAGCTTAGAGTGATCAAAGCCACACGGCAGAGCCAAGACCAAGAACCAGATCTCTCTCCACGCCTCCAACAACTTTTCAGGCTAATGATCTTCCTAGCACCCTCCAACCTCCCCTAATTGCTAACTCTAGTCCTCTGACTACCGTGGAGCTAGGAATAGCTTGGGAGTGCTGTAAGTATTCTTGGGGATTCTGTGGACCACCGGTATCCGCCATTCCAGCCAGACATACCTTGTGGGAGTAATGCTGATCAACAATCCTCGCCAACCCGAAATCCCCAATCTTGAGCACGAGGTCCTCTGTGCTGATGAAGATGTTGGCCGGCTTCAGGTCCCTGTGCAGCACGTTGGCGGAGTGGATGTACTTGAGCCCGCGGAGCAGCTGGTACATGAACAGCTTGGCATGCTCTTCCGCCAGCGTGCCCTGCTCCAGCAGGCGTGCCAGGTCAGTCTCCATGTACTCCTGGACGATGTAGGCCACGCTGAACTTCAGCAGCTCACCCTGCAGGTCAGTGCCCTTGGGCCCGAGCACCTCGTACACTTTGACGATGTTGTCATGGTCCAGACGCCGAATGATCTTGATCTCTCGGAGTGCATGCTTCATGCTGCGGGCATCGCTCAGGGCAATCTTCTTCACCGCGACCTTCCGGCAGGCCCGGCTGTCCATGGCCGACAGCACCAAACCATTGACACCGAAGCCCAGGGGTTGGAAATCAACAAAGCGCCCACCGAGGTCATACCCGTAGACACTGGCGATGCAGTCACCCTTCTCAGCCATTGTGGGCTCAGTGATCTGGAGCTGCCCAGGTAACACAGGGGCAGTCAGGAAAGGCCAAGTCTTGGCTAGTGGCCTCCCTCGCACACTTCATTCTGTCAAGTCCCACGGCTGAGGGATGCGTTTTCTCCTGGTGAGGTCACTGCCACCAGCTCTCTGGAGACGAGAATGGCATATGGCCACGCTCGCTGAGCTGCACTAGTTGGGGGCTCAGGCTGTTGCCTTAACCTGCATTGGGAGGGCTGTCCACTAATTCCTGTGTTTCCTGAACACACCTTAAAGCTTAGAATGgctcatatttctttttaaatctggcATCTTGGAAAGAAAACCGAGTATCATTATCTATGGAATGTCAAGTTTTCTACCATAGTGGACTGCAAAGTAAAAGATGCAGAAACTCTCCCCTTTGAATACTTTGTTACAGGCTGAAATGCAAGAGTTGTTTGCTGAGCTGAATTCCTTTACTTAAGATCCTCCAAAGCTCAGCTGTGTCACAGCCTCTCTCTGTGTTCCAAGCAGTATGCAGGGATCCCATCAATGAATTCTGGAGGCATCCAGGGGCTTCTTTCTACCTCTCCCGTTTCTACCAGCTCACCTTAGATTCCAAAACCTGAGCCGGTCTGGTGAGCACTGGTGAAAAAAGCTGGAGAAACCCAAGCACCTTTCATGAGCTCTACACCAAGTTACGCCCAAGGTTCCAGATGCAGGGGAGCTCAGCTGCCAGGCCGGTATCCTCTGGAGCCTTTGGATATGGGCAGCATCCTCTTTCGCCAGCTCATCCACGCCACCTTGCCCAAGACTGTATTCCACTGCACCCAGAGAGGCTGCAGGAATGTGGCATCTTTCAGACCAAGTCTGCTTCCCTGTCAAAGAGATAACGTTGGGTAAATTTCCATACTCCAGCTTCCAACACCTTCCCACTTGCGTCTTTTGTTAACCAGCCCAAGTGTTATTTGATCCGTCCAGCCAGCTGAAACACTGCTTGCTCAGGGGATTCCGGGCTTTGCACTGCCCAGCCACCCTCCTGCTGTGCGTAGCACTCCCctggaagagagagaagatggaTTGATTTGATAAGACCATCAGATGTTGTGCCTCTTATGTCAGTGCCGGCTCCCCCAAGGTTAACATGTGCAAATTATGGGGGAGAAGTATCCCTTCTGACctttacaaaattaatttgttttatgcTTTCCAAACACACACATCAGCCCTAGTTAGGAAGGGTGAGAGTAGAAAGTAACGAGTTACAGACAGAAAACAAAGGATCGATACTCTTGTTTTGCACTTGggttccttttcttccttcttttacaaATGTCTTTGAACATTTTAAGAGGCTTTCACAGGGACTGAGATTTAATGACATTTGTATCTCTTGCTTTCCACGTAAGTTGAAGAAGCCCATGTACCAAATTACAAGGAAATAATGTTGCCACCCGTAATAAAAGGACTCTCTTTGCCCAGAAACCAGGGTGCAGAGTTCCCAGTGCTACATCAAGACTGGCATGGTGAGCTGTATTCTTTTTGACAATGGTGACCTCGCTCTTCAAAGCAATGGGTCAAATCTAAACTTCACTGTCCCTGCCCTCTGGTGGCTGTTGACTCAAATTACAGGTATAGGAGCTAAGTGGGGAGAAAAAACCCTGCAAAACTAGAAATGTAAATTCAGATCTCTGAAGTAAGGTAATATCATAGCGTCTAAGAGACTGGCAGGTTTTCTAAGTTCATAAAgaccacagacacacaaagaaagaacACTGTATCCAACACAAAGGCATGAACCTGGCAGACTGCTGCTTTATTCTCATCATATCCCAGAGCCTCCTGTAGAGACACTTTCCTATCTGAAGTCTGCACAACTCTGCaaagataaatgaagcaaaaacaaTAGTCGACTCAATGCTCTGAAATTAAGGGGGCAAATTAGGGGACACAGATGATCTGAAATAGTAAACAATCAGATCCCCTGTAAAGACttctaatgaaagaaatttgCCAAGGGTCTAGAACATAGTAATTGCTCAACAGATATTACCTATTGTTGCTGTTTAGTTAAACATTCCCTTATATTTGAATAAGATGTATTCAAGATTCTGATAATTTGTCAGATCTTCGGTAATTCTATTCTGCATGTTTTTACTGGGTCCAGGAACAAAACAACCATAGACTTACAGAATTTCAGACTGGGAAGCAATCTAAGCAAACAAGGCCCGTGGTCGTTATCTGGAGATGGTACTGCCCTCCTCACCTTATTTGACTGGGAGTCACTACTGGTATTTAATGGGCAGGGCCGGATTTGCTAACCATTCTACTGAGCATCCCCACCTCCGTGCCCAAATGCCCAGAGCACATCCACTGACAtccacccctccacccccaaaTGCCAACAGCACTTCCACGGAGAAACATCAATTCTGATTCCAGTTctcactttacaggtgaggacaCCAAGGCTTGGAGAGCACCAGCTTAGTGCTTTCAGTATAGATAGGGTCAATATCCATctgttgaatggataaatgaataccATTCACTCTGTTTGAGGATGCCCAGCCACTAAGAGACAGTGCTGGGAGCACCCAGTAAACCAGATTCTATGGCCTGTGCTAGTGAAGTCCACCTGGACACCTAACTCAGGGGAATCAAAGGGCCTCCGCAGCTCCCCATTGTCTCACTCCTCGACTCCTGCTGTCCAAGTCACGTAATGGCAATTACATTGAAGCTTATCTTTCTCCCCACAAGCCTGGTCTGGCTCCCAAGGGCACAGCAAAAAGAGGCAATCgcatattattatcttttttaggAAGAGACATGCTTAAGCCTTCTTCCCTTTCCAGCTCCTGCTGGGTTGTAAACAGAGAGAGGAATGAGCACCTAAGCAGAGAGGGGATGACATCACAAGCAAGCTGGATGCAAGATTTGCTTGAGATCAGC includes these proteins:
- the MAPK4 gene encoding mitogen-activated protein kinase 4 isoform X3, with the protein product MAEKGDCIASVYGYDLGGRFVDFQPLGFGVNGLVLSAMDSRACRKVAVKKIALSDARSMKHALREIKIIRRLDHDNIVKVYEVLGPKGTDLQGELLKFSVAYIVQEYMETDLARLLEQGTLAEEHAKLFMYQLLRGLKYIHSANVLHRDLKPANIFISTEDLVLKIGDFGLARIVDQHYSHKGYLSEGLVTKWYRSPRLLLSPNNYTKAIDMWAAGCILAEMLTGRMLFAGTL